A single Vibrio sp. YMD68 DNA region contains:
- a CDS encoding DEAD/DEAH box helicase, with product MGFTSLGLSAPILKAIKEQGYDTPSPIQAQAIPAVLEGKDVMAAAQTGTGKTAGFTLPILEGLINGPKVKSNHVRALILTPTRELAAQINENVVRYSSHLPLSSSVVFGGVKINPQLMRLRQGCDVLVATPGRLLDLFNQNAIKFSQLEVLVLDEADRMLDMGFIRDIRKILNLLPKQRQNLLFSATFSDEIKELAKGLVNNPVEISVSPANSTARTVEQSIYPADKRQKAPMLVKLIKDGGWQQVLVFSRTKHGANKLSHYLNDQGITSAPIHGNKSQGARTKALANFKSGEIRVLVATDIAARGIDIPQLPQVVNFDLPNISEDYVHRIGRTGRAGEVGKAISLVCADEAIDLFGIERLIKQVLTRHELEGFKPTNALPESKLDTRPIKPKKPKKPKNNHADGQRSGDNARGHKPAGKNKRHVGGNSTESATNKPKRRRQFKKPEQSSNNR from the coding sequence ATGGGTTTTACCTCACTCGGTCTTTCTGCTCCAATTTTAAAAGCAATTAAAGAACAAGGCTATGACACGCCTTCCCCAATCCAAGCTCAAGCTATTCCAGCCGTGCTTGAGGGAAAAGATGTAATGGCAGCAGCTCAAACTGGGACAGGTAAAACAGCAGGATTTACACTTCCAATTTTAGAAGGCCTTATTAACGGCCCGAAAGTGAAAAGTAACCATGTACGTGCACTCATTTTGACACCAACGCGTGAGCTTGCAGCTCAAATCAATGAAAACGTTGTTCGTTATAGCAGCCACCTGCCACTAAGCTCTTCTGTGGTTTTTGGCGGAGTTAAGATTAACCCTCAGCTGATGAGATTACGTCAAGGCTGCGATGTGCTTGTTGCAACACCAGGGCGCTTACTCGACTTATTTAATCAAAACGCGATTAAATTCAGCCAACTTGAAGTGCTTGTTCTTGATGAAGCAGACCGTATGCTTGATATGGGCTTTATCCGCGATATTCGCAAGATTTTGAACCTACTGCCTAAACAACGTCAAAATTTGCTGTTCTCTGCGACTTTCTCTGATGAAATCAAAGAACTGGCGAAAGGCTTAGTGAACAACCCTGTAGAAATCTCAGTGAGCCCGGCGAATTCTACGGCAAGAACGGTTGAGCAATCTATTTACCCAGCGGATAAACGCCAAAAAGCACCCATGCTGGTTAAATTGATTAAAGACGGCGGCTGGCAACAAGTCTTGGTGTTTAGTCGCACAAAACATGGCGCAAACAAACTATCCCATTACCTCAATGACCAAGGCATTACGTCTGCTCCTATTCATGGTAATAAGAGCCAGGGTGCAAGAACCAAAGCACTGGCCAACTTTAAATCCGGTGAGATTCGCGTTCTCGTTGCCACTGATATTGCTGCTCGCGGTATTGATATCCCTCAACTTCCTCAAGTTGTGAATTTCGATTTGCCCAATATTTCTGAAGATTACGTTCACCGTATCGGACGCACAGGAAGAGCCGGAGAGGTAGGAAAAGCCATTTCGTTAGTGTGCGCTGATGAAGCCATTGATTTATTTGGTATTGAACGTTTGATTAAGCAAGTTCTTACTCGTCATGAGCTAGAAGGATTTAAACCAACGAATGCGCTACCTGAATCGAAATTGGACACTCGACCGATTAAACCGAAAAAGCCAAAGAAACCGAAAAACAACCACGCCGATGGTCAGCGCTCGGGGGACAACGCTCGTGGTCATAAGCCAGCAGGAAAAAATAAACGCCATGTGGGTGGTAACAGCACCGAAAGTGCGACGAATAAACCTAAACGTCGTCGCCAATTTAAAAAACCTGAGCAAAGTTCTAATAATCGCTAA
- a CDS encoding cold-shock protein, with amino-acid sequence MSKATGNVKWFNETKGFGFISQDDGGADVFVHFRAIVSDGFKTLAEGQKVSFDVEQGQKGPQAANVVCL; translated from the coding sequence ATGTCTAAAGCAACTGGTAACGTAAAATGGTTTAACGAAACTAAAGGTTTCGGTTTTATTTCTCAAGACGACGGCGGCGCTGACGTATTCGTTCACTTCCGTGCAATCGTTTCTGACGGTTTCAAGACTCTTGCTGAAGGTCAAAAAGTTTCTTTTGACGTTGAACAAGGTCAAAAAGGTCCTCAAGCTGCAAACGTTGTTTGTCTATAA